A region from the Sandaracinus amylolyticus genome encodes:
- a CDS encoding tetratricopeptide repeat protein, with the protein MDAGATFEGTLDHQLDVRVLRFRSRPDSEEPALLALELVSAGRTHDALEVVDSALQADPDDVDLLLGCGVAAVRTGQLTFAQLVLTRAAKKAPEWAEPLRWLAMVLSMRGREERAADVARRALAAGATDDATRELVRRHERRVALDARLARFRDDPEHEEPALLAQALLDDEREAEALEVIASALGREEDADVLVVEARARTARREHARAEDALRRALALAPEWSEPARLLGTMLADRGALLEALPIVERALARNLDDGALVALLGRIEDQMRAAGISRPELADAHLDDLLSTLDRIDPIGDETRREIAPSEPVRKRSGWLPRIARRFFGMPEPTTPSTRPIARA; encoded by the coding sequence ATGGACGCAGGCGCGACCTTCGAGGGCACGCTCGATCATCAGCTCGACGTGAGGGTGCTGCGGTTCCGCAGCCGTCCCGACTCCGAAGAGCCCGCGCTCCTCGCGCTCGAGCTGGTGTCGGCGGGGCGCACGCACGACGCGCTCGAGGTCGTCGACTCGGCGCTCCAGGCGGATCCCGACGACGTCGATCTGCTGCTCGGCTGCGGCGTGGCCGCCGTGCGCACGGGGCAGCTCACGTTCGCGCAGCTCGTGCTCACGCGCGCGGCGAAGAAGGCGCCCGAGTGGGCCGAGCCGCTGCGCTGGCTCGCGATGGTGCTCTCGATGCGCGGCCGCGAGGAGCGCGCGGCCGACGTGGCGCGACGCGCGCTCGCGGCGGGCGCGACCGACGATGCGACGCGCGAGCTGGTGCGTCGCCACGAGCGGCGCGTCGCGCTCGACGCGCGCCTCGCGCGCTTCCGCGACGATCCCGAGCACGAAGAGCCCGCGCTGCTCGCGCAGGCGCTGCTCGACGACGAGCGCGAGGCCGAGGCGCTCGAGGTGATCGCGTCCGCGCTCGGGCGCGAGGAGGACGCCGACGTGCTCGTGGTCGAGGCCCGCGCGCGGACCGCCCGTCGCGAGCATGCGCGCGCCGAAGACGCGCTGCGTCGTGCGCTCGCGCTCGCGCCCGAGTGGAGCGAGCCCGCGCGCCTGCTGGGGACGATGCTCGCGGATCGCGGCGCGCTGCTCGAGGCGCTCCCGATCGTCGAGCGCGCGCTCGCGCGCAACCTCGACGACGGCGCGCTGGTGGCGCTGCTCGGACGCATCGAGGATCAGATGCGGGCGGCGGGGATCTCGCGCCCCGAGCTCGCCGACGCGCACCTCGACGATCTGCTCTCGACGCTCGATCGCATCGATCCGATCGGCGACGAGACCCGCCGCGAGATCGCGCCGAGCGAGCCCGTGCGGAAGCGGAGCGGCTGGCTCCCGCGCATCGCGCGCCGGTTCTTCGGGATGCCCGAGCCGACGACGCCGAGCACGCGCCCGATCGCCCGCGCGTGA